In Lujinxingia sediminis, a single genomic region encodes these proteins:
- a CDS encoding DUF1801 domain-containing protein → MSLKTKPTNQTPADFTDAIDDPKRRDDCLRLLTIFEEEVGAPAVMWGDAIIGFGTYHYIYKSGRECDWMLAGFSPRKRNISLYIMSGFEGVEDIMSRLGKHKTGKSCLYINKLADIDEAALRELIQRSLTYLKATYETTPA, encoded by the coding sequence ATGTCCCTGAAAACGAAACCCACCAACCAGACCCCCGCCGACTTCACCGACGCCATCGACGACCCGAAACGTCGCGACGACTGCCTGCGCCTGCTCACGATCTTCGAGGAGGAGGTCGGCGCGCCGGCGGTGATGTGGGGCGACGCCATCATCGGCTTTGGCACCTACCACTACATCTACAAGAGCGGCCGCGAGTGCGACTGGATGCTGGCGGGCTTTTCCCCACGCAAACGCAACATCTCGCTCTACATCATGTCGGGCTTTGAAGGCGTCGAAGACATCATGAGCCGCCTGGGCAAACACAAAACCGGCAAGTCCTGCCTCTACATCAACAAGCTCGCTGACATCGATGAGGCTGCACTTCGCGAACTTATCCAGCGCTCGCTCACATACCTCAAGGCTACCTACGAAACGACGCCTGCATGA
- a CDS encoding class I adenylate-forming enzyme family protein, with protein MSELQPTFDLLTALAEHAAHRPHAIAWRADEPRGSATWREWAGIVERLSALIVKAGVRPGTTVGYRGTNHPIAWSLALACARVGASFWPLNYRWSARELGLALEALPFEISALIVEGDASASTHEAITRAFGENPTLRARMMDRDALWADGVCDRSQYETARRPSGATVHQNDDLNAPWIIMSTGGTTGLPKQVAHTRWTLAHNARQFLEMTQLRADEPVLVVAPNFHVAGFSALTAAAIATGAPLQIASRFKPGELLQSIGRGEVRSAVMVPTMWRALFDATRRCETTLSPLRFGICGGAPMPPSYVDEARTLGFELLQGYGMTEAGPMVTLMPPGTLEADDPRRASAGIPPRDVDVWIESPQGRRLPAGKSGQIVVRGPQLATAYLGESSDFSKAFRGDGGVYLTGDFGHLDNQGFLYIEGRLDDVIITGGENVAPAEIESRLVEHPEVSQAAVLGVADPHWGQKIVALMCPARPAHPPTPSALIEHLRPQLAGYKLPRDLRFCDTLPLTSAGKIDRPALVKLWQRLAT; from the coding sequence ATGTCCGAGCTTCAACCCACCTTCGACCTGCTCACAGCCCTCGCCGAGCATGCCGCACATCGCCCCCACGCCATCGCCTGGCGTGCCGATGAGCCGCGCGGCTCGGCCACCTGGCGTGAATGGGCAGGCATCGTTGAGCGCCTCAGCGCACTCATCGTCAAGGCGGGGGTGCGCCCGGGCACGACCGTGGGCTACCGCGGCACCAACCACCCCATTGCCTGGAGCCTGGCGCTGGCCTGCGCCCGAGTCGGTGCGAGCTTCTGGCCACTGAACTACCGCTGGAGCGCACGCGAACTCGGGCTGGCACTGGAGGCACTGCCCTTCGAGATCAGCGCACTCATCGTCGAGGGCGATGCCTCCGCCAGCACGCATGAGGCCATCACGCGAGCGTTTGGTGAGAACCCGACCTTGCGGGCGCGAATGATGGATCGCGACGCGCTCTGGGCCGATGGTGTCTGCGATCGCTCGCAGTACGAAACCGCGCGACGACCGTCCGGCGCTACCGTGCATCAAAACGATGACCTCAATGCCCCCTGGATCATCATGTCGACCGGCGGCACGACCGGACTGCCCAAACAGGTGGCTCACACGCGATGGACCCTCGCTCATAACGCCCGCCAATTCTTAGAGATGACGCAACTTCGCGCCGACGAGCCGGTGCTGGTGGTTGCACCCAACTTCCACGTCGCGGGCTTCAGCGCGCTCACTGCCGCCGCGATCGCCACCGGCGCACCGTTGCAGATCGCCTCGCGCTTTAAGCCCGGTGAGCTACTCCAGTCGATCGGTCGTGGCGAGGTGCGCAGCGCCGTGATGGTCCCCACGATGTGGCGCGCACTCTTCGATGCCACGCGACGCTGCGAGACCACGCTCTCCCCGCTGCGCTTCGGTATTTGTGGAGGCGCTCCCATGCCCCCCTCTTACGTCGACGAAGCCCGCACACTCGGCTTTGAGCTCCTTCAGGGCTACGGGATGACCGAGGCTGGCCCCATGGTCACGCTGATGCCTCCGGGAACCCTGGAAGCCGACGACCCACGACGGGCATCCGCAGGCATCCCCCCCCGGGACGTCGACGTCTGGATCGAAAGTCCGCAAGGCAGACGCCTGCCGGCCGGCAAGTCCGGCCAGATCGTAGTGCGCGGTCCGCAGCTCGCCACGGCCTATCTGGGCGAATCCTCCGATTTCAGCAAGGCCTTTCGCGGCGACGGCGGCGTCTACCTCACCGGCGACTTCGGACATCTCGACAACCAGGGATTCCTCTATATCGAGGGACGCCTCGACGATGTGATCATCACCGGCGGCGAAAATGTCGCACCGGCTGAAATTGAATCACGACTCGTCGAGCACCCGGAAGTCTCCCAGGCTGCTGTACTGGGCGTCGCAGATCCGCACTGGGGGCAAAAAATCGTGGCTCTGATGTGTCCGGCACGCCCGGCCCATCCCCCGACACCTTCGGCGCTCATTGAGCATCTACGGCCGCAGCTGGCTGGCTACAAGCTCCCGCGCGACCTTCGTTTTTGCGACACGCTGCCTTTGACCTCGGCCGGAAAAATCGACCGCCCCGCCCTCGTGAAGCTCTGGCAACGACTCGCCACCTGA
- a CDS encoding ArsR/SmtB family transcription factor — protein sequence MKKTRTTACCPPAEPMPPVPTDEVEANKYLARLAKAMAHPVRVTILRMLVRQEGCIVGDIVDELPLAQSTISQQLKQLKDAGRHPRPA from the coding sequence GTGAAGAAGACCAGGACCACAGCGTGCTGCCCTCCAGCGGAGCCGATGCCGCCGGTCCCGACCGACGAGGTGGAGGCCAACAAGTACCTCGCTCGACTGGCGAAGGCCATGGCTCATCCCGTGCGAGTCACCATCCTCCGCATGCTCGTGCGCCAGGAAGGCTGCATCGTCGGCGACATCGTGGACGAGCTTCCCCTGGCTCAGTCCACCATCTCGCAGCAGCTCAAGCAGCTGAAGGACGCCGGGCGACATCCTCGCCCGGCTTAA
- a CDS encoding APC family permease, translating to MDPSESKLGFSGTWSMAVGGMVGGGIFSTLGVVVGIAGAWAWLSFVAAGLIALAAGYSYVKLAVSYGEGGGAFTFLRNINAEGFAGSLSWVLIVGYVLTNAVYAFTFGHYLGYVVGLGPWFPRAAGVAIMLVFVALNLRGVGEAGGVEIILVWFKLAVLVGLAGWGLASWNPSMLSRGVPDAGIWAALFGAASVFMAYEGFQLLTYDYDDIRNPHTTLPSAVLSAIVIVIVVYVLVALGTAMLIGADQVLQHKEVALAIAGRQAFGTIGLVVVTIAAAFSTGSAINSTLFATARLTYTVAEDGELPEALDHKNAAGIPDRAVIGLGTVAAALAAVGTLTTLVETASLAFLVTFAIVCGLAFQKHAGSRIITGLGALSAAAASVALVVRLVRTDPMAIVFLGLLIVIAVFGRPVLLRHMRTKKSD from the coding sequence ATGGATCCGTCTGAATCCAAGCTCGGGTTTAGCGGGACCTGGTCCATGGCCGTTGGGGGAATGGTCGGCGGAGGGATTTTTTCGACGCTGGGAGTGGTCGTGGGAATCGCTGGCGCATGGGCATGGCTCAGCTTTGTCGCAGCCGGTCTCATTGCGCTGGCTGCGGGCTATAGCTACGTGAAACTGGCCGTTAGTTATGGTGAAGGAGGCGGGGCATTTACCTTTCTGCGTAACATCAACGCAGAGGGGTTTGCAGGCAGCCTGTCGTGGGTTCTCATCGTCGGCTATGTGCTCACCAACGCCGTTTATGCGTTCACCTTCGGGCACTATCTGGGCTACGTCGTGGGTCTGGGGCCCTGGTTTCCCCGCGCGGCCGGGGTGGCGATCATGCTTGTCTTCGTCGCCTTGAATTTGCGGGGTGTGGGCGAGGCTGGCGGCGTTGAAATCATCCTGGTGTGGTTCAAATTGGCCGTGCTCGTGGGCCTGGCCGGGTGGGGGCTCGCCAGCTGGAATCCTTCGATGCTCTCACGAGGCGTGCCAGACGCAGGGATTTGGGCGGCGCTCTTCGGTGCTGCGTCCGTGTTCATGGCCTATGAGGGATTTCAACTGCTGACCTACGATTACGACGACATCCGCAACCCACATACGACCCTTCCCTCCGCGGTGCTCTCGGCGATTGTCATCGTGATTGTTGTCTACGTGCTCGTCGCGCTCGGTACGGCAATGCTGATCGGAGCCGACCAGGTGCTGCAGCATAAGGAGGTCGCCCTGGCGATCGCCGGACGGCAGGCGTTTGGCACGATCGGCCTGGTCGTCGTAACAATTGCTGCTGCGTTTTCCACGGGGTCGGCCATCAACTCGACGCTCTTTGCAACCGCACGCTTGACCTACACGGTCGCTGAGGATGGAGAGCTGCCGGAGGCGCTGGATCACAAAAACGCGGCGGGCATCCCGGACCGAGCCGTGATCGGGCTGGGAACTGTGGCAGCGGCCCTTGCCGCAGTAGGAACGCTCACCACCCTGGTCGAAACCGCGAGCCTTGCTTTCCTTGTCACCTTTGCCATCGTCTGCGGGCTCGCATTCCAAAAGCATGCAGGATCGCGAATCATTACGGGGTTGGGGGCGCTGAGTGCAGCCGCGGCGTCGGTGGCGCTTGTTGTACGTCTGGTTCGAACGGACCCGATGGCGATTGTTTTTCTCGGCCTCTTGATTGTCATCGCCGTATTCGGGCGTCCGGTCCTGCTGCGCCACATGAGAACCAAAAAGAGCGACTGA
- a CDS encoding RCC1 domain-containing protein codes for MAEEFVASPGSTTSDQECSALTVCTQDEYQSVAPTPTSDRECTALTICAPGEMESTPPTPTSGRECIALPPFEAHVSTGETHTCMVNENHDVSCWGQPNANNDYGQTSVPESLGTVVQLSAGYNHMYALSEDGRVSCWGMNTYDQSDVPTELDNVVQVSAGGDHSCAINNAGEVTCWGDNGYLQSTPP; via the coding sequence GTGGCGGAAGAGTTCGTCGCGTCGCCTGGCAGCACCACAAGCGACCAGGAGTGCTCAGCGCTCACGGTGTGCACACAGGACGAGTATCAGTCGGTGGCACCGACCCCTACGAGCGACCGCGAATGCACAGCGCTCACGATCTGTGCGCCTGGAGAGATGGAATCCACGCCACCGACCCCGACAAGCGGTCGCGAATGCATCGCCCTCCCCCCCTTTGAAGCACACGTGAGCACCGGAGAGACCCACACCTGCATGGTCAATGAGAACCATGACGTGAGCTGCTGGGGGCAACCCAACGCCAACAATGACTACGGCCAGACTTCAGTGCCCGAATCTCTCGGGACGGTGGTGCAACTGAGCGCCGGCTACAACCACATGTACGCCCTCAGCGAAGATGGCAGAGTGAGCTGTTGGGGCATGAACACCTACGATCAGAGCGACGTGCCGACCGAGCTCGACAACGTCGTGCAGGTGAGCGCCGGCGGGGATCACAGCTGTGCGATCAACAACGCGGGTGAGGTGACCTGCTGGGGTGACAACGGCTACCTCCAGAGCACACCGCCATGA